From the genome of Chelonia mydas isolate rCheMyd1 chromosome 2, rCheMyd1.pri.v2, whole genome shotgun sequence, one region includes:
- the LOC102946920 gene encoding nuclear transport factor 2 isoform X1, whose protein sequence is MGGGWCRECAPCSFLPRVSGCTCARPPRANPLPDRLRQRARMAERPMWEQVGTSFVHLYYQRFDTSRVELSALYTDASCLSWEGQQFQGKTAIMEKLMSLPFQKIQHSITAQDHQPAPDNCILSMVVGQLKVDNDPVMGFHQLFVLKNISDNWVCTNDIFRLALYNFA, encoded by the exons ATGGGTGGCGGCTGGTGCCGGGAGTGTGCCCCTTGCTCTTTCCTTCCTCGGGTCTCTGGCTGCACGTGCGCTCGGCCGCCCCGCGCCAACCCCCTGCCTG ACAGACTTAGACAAAGAGCAAGAATGGCAGAGAGACCTATGTGGGAGCAAGTTGGAACAAGTTTTGTGCATCTCTATTACCAGCGTTTTGATACCAGTAGAGTAGAGCTAAGTGCTCTCTAT ACAGATGCTTCTTGCTTGTCCTGGGAAGGACAGCAATTCCAAGGAAAAACAGCCATCATGGAAAAGCTGATG AGCCTTCCATTCCAAAAAATCCAACACAGCATAACAGCTCAAGATCACCAACCAGCGCCTGATAACTGTATACTTAGTATGGTGGTTGGTCAGCTGAAG gtggATAATGACCCAGTGATGGGGTTCCACCAGCTGTTTGTTCTCAAGAATATTAGTGACAATTGGGTTTGCACCAATGATATATTTAGACTGGCCCTGTACAACTTTGCTTGA
- the LOC102946920 gene encoding nuclear transport factor 2 isoform X3, whose translation MRDRLRQRARMAERPMWEQVGTSFVHLYYQRFDTSRVELSALYTDASCLSWEGQQFQGKTAIMEKLMSLPFQKIQHSITAQDHQPAPDNCILSMVVGQLKVDNDPVMGFHQLFVLKNISDNWVCTNDIFRLALYNFA comes from the exons ATgcgag ACAGACTTAGACAAAGAGCAAGAATGGCAGAGAGACCTATGTGGGAGCAAGTTGGAACAAGTTTTGTGCATCTCTATTACCAGCGTTTTGATACCAGTAGAGTAGAGCTAAGTGCTCTCTAT ACAGATGCTTCTTGCTTGTCCTGGGAAGGACAGCAATTCCAAGGAAAAACAGCCATCATGGAAAAGCTGATG AGCCTTCCATTCCAAAAAATCCAACACAGCATAACAGCTCAAGATCACCAACCAGCGCCTGATAACTGTATACTTAGTATGGTGGTTGGTCAGCTGAAG gtggATAATGACCCAGTGATGGGGTTCCACCAGCTGTTTGTTCTCAAGAATATTAGTGACAATTGGGTTTGCACCAATGATATATTTAGACTGGCCCTGTACAACTTTGCTTGA
- the LOC102946920 gene encoding nuclear transport factor 2 isoform X2, whose product MDQTAPSDAYATSLWLLRLHRWNRLTFKKQDRLRQRARMAERPMWEQVGTSFVHLYYQRFDTSRVELSALYTDASCLSWEGQQFQGKTAIMEKLMSLPFQKIQHSITAQDHQPAPDNCILSMVVGQLKVDNDPVMGFHQLFVLKNISDNWVCTNDIFRLALYNFA is encoded by the exons ATGGACCAAACTGCTCCCAGTGACGCCTATGCAACCTCCTTGTGGTTATTGAGGTTGCACAGATGGAACCgactaacttttaaaaaacagg ACAGACTTAGACAAAGAGCAAGAATGGCAGAGAGACCTATGTGGGAGCAAGTTGGAACAAGTTTTGTGCATCTCTATTACCAGCGTTTTGATACCAGTAGAGTAGAGCTAAGTGCTCTCTAT ACAGATGCTTCTTGCTTGTCCTGGGAAGGACAGCAATTCCAAGGAAAAACAGCCATCATGGAAAAGCTGATG AGCCTTCCATTCCAAAAAATCCAACACAGCATAACAGCTCAAGATCACCAACCAGCGCCTGATAACTGTATACTTAGTATGGTGGTTGGTCAGCTGAAG gtggATAATGACCCAGTGATGGGGTTCCACCAGCTGTTTGTTCTCAAGAATATTAGTGACAATTGGGTTTGCACCAATGATATATTTAGACTGGCCCTGTACAACTTTGCTTGA
- the LOC102946920 gene encoding nuclear transport factor 2 isoform X4, which translates to MAERPMWEQVGTSFVHLYYQRFDTSRVELSALYTDASCLSWEGQQFQGKTAIMEKLMSLPFQKIQHSITAQDHQPAPDNCILSMVVGQLKVDNDPVMGFHQLFVLKNISDNWVCTNDIFRLALYNFA; encoded by the exons ATGGCAGAGAGACCTATGTGGGAGCAAGTTGGAACAAGTTTTGTGCATCTCTATTACCAGCGTTTTGATACCAGTAGAGTAGAGCTAAGTGCTCTCTAT ACAGATGCTTCTTGCTTGTCCTGGGAAGGACAGCAATTCCAAGGAAAAACAGCCATCATGGAAAAGCTGATG AGCCTTCCATTCCAAAAAATCCAACACAGCATAACAGCTCAAGATCACCAACCAGCGCCTGATAACTGTATACTTAGTATGGTGGTTGGTCAGCTGAAG gtggATAATGACCCAGTGATGGGGTTCCACCAGCTGTTTGTTCTCAAGAATATTAGTGACAATTGGGTTTGCACCAATGATATATTTAGACTGGCCCTGTACAACTTTGCTTGA